The DNA segment ttgtAACAGCCGGGTCCCCGTGAATCCCCAATTCATTGCTTTATAAAGCGGGACAGAGCTAATTCAGTTTATCGCCTCTACTTCGGTTTGACTCCATGTAATTCACACGTTTCTGTTGAcctttctccttttcttctttgaCACTTTAATATTACCAGAGCATCTTCAATGATTGTATGCCTTGTAATCAGCTTTAAGATCTACCTACATAGTTGATCAGTGAACGAAATTTGTCTTCTAAAGTTACGAGTTTGTTCTATGATTCTACTGCCTTGGAACCAGCTTCAAGATCCACCTTGTGAACTTAACCTATGAATGAAGCTAAGATTATAAGTTTCTATAACATTTATGTTGGTGgataatttttgattggtatttGGATGGATAACTTCTCGAGAAAAGCCTCTCTACCCCACCTCCCCCTCccaagataggggtaaggtctgcgtgcactttaccctctccagaccccacaaTGTGGGATTACACTGAGTATGTTGCTGTTGTGATTGTTGTTGTATTTTGATGGATAACTTAGACTTAGGTTGATAGAAGACATTGTTCAAGTTAATATGCAGAACGAGAATTGTGAAACTTTTTTATAGCTTCTTCTTAGTGTTGGTGGTCTAATGTTCTCACATCTGATGTGTTACTTCATGACAGCTGAAGATGAAAGCGATAAGCTATTGCTGGCTGCCAAAAGGACCAGAAGGGCAACAAGCACAGAATTTGTAATTTCATTGGTTGGGGACGATTTTTCTCGAGCTAGCAGTACATATGTTGGAAAACTGAGGCAAGTTTCCACATACTGTTAAATTATTTCCATAGCGTATACCTCACCGTCCTTCAGAAtgttgaaaaaagaaaaacttgtATTTCCTTTCATTTTGTTTTAATAGTTTACGAAATAATTTTACCAGATCTAACTTTCTTGGGACCAAGTTCATCGTATATGATAGCCAACCTCCAAGTGATGCAGCGATTCAACATTGCGGTCAACTTAGTCGACGATTCAGTGTGAAGCAAGTTTCTCCGACAGTACCTGCGTGCAACTACAGTGTCGCCACCATTAACTATGAACTCAATGTTCTCCGAACAAGAGGACCTAGGAGAATGCATTGCGCCATGCATTCTATCCCTTTCTCCTCTATACAAAAGGGAGGCAGCGCTTCAACACCTAAATCATTCCCACAATCTTTTGACGAGAAGTCATTTCCCCCACCAGTCTCAAAATCAAAGGAGCCAATTGTAGATATCAGCTTGCCTGGCTTTTCAAGCTCAACGATGTCACTGCTTTCTCGAGAGCCACTCGTGCTAAAAAACAAGGCCCCTAGATGGCATGAACAATTGCAGTGCTGGTGCCTAAATTTTAAAGGTCGCGTTACAGTGGCGTCTGTGAAAAACTTTCAGCTAGCGACAGCAGTTGATCCTTCTCAGAATATACCAGTTGCAGTACAAGAAACAGTAATATTGCAATTTGGCAAAATCGGAAAAGATATCTTCACCATGGATTACTGCTACCCGCTATCTGCCTTCCAAGCTTTCGCAATCTGCTTGAGCAGCTTTGACACGAAACCAGCATGCGAATGATTTCGTGCAGAATGTAATTCATGATAATTTTTGTCTCTTGGTTTCTGGATAATGTTCTGAATTGATGTTTATATTTCTCTGAGAAGTTGCCAATGCGCCGCAATATTTATGAATGAGAATATCAATATATACATGCAGTATATATCTAACAGTTTGATTTAAATACTTTTCCTGGAAAGTAAATCTATTCTTGTTAATTTGTGTCATTAAGATCAGGAACATATTTTGATGTAATCCTGGTTTGAGATATAGATAGAAAATGATCTAAATTCAGCTCAATCCAATTTGCattttattgttttcaaaaaCAGGTTGAtcaggaaaaaataattaaaaaaaagaaaagaaattaaaaggtTGACCAGGATTTTGTCATTCTTTGTTGAATAAATTCACTGGCATTCTAGTATATTAATACAGCTTATAATGCTAAATATTGTATGATGTATCTAATTTATGACATGTATACTGCTTGTGATCCTCCACCTTGAGGCTTTAGTGTAATGGTAAGAGCACACAGTATTTCTAATAGGAGCAATTCAAGCATTAATTAGTACTACCTCAGATCtaaaaggaaaggaagaagaaTAAGGGAAGGTGCCAAGTAGCTGATTGCACATTACTAAGGCAAGGAATAAGACGTCTGAGAAGGGATGCCGAAAAAAGGCTTCAATTGTTTCTGGTGCAAAGTCAGTAGTACTAGGGCCTTCGAGTTGGAATTTCCAACTATAAACGTCCTGACTTTTTCGAGGCAGGGCTTCGACCCGTATCTGGCCAACTCCTCGAACTGCTGGGTGCGGCATATTCATGGACTGGCAAAGCGAACTCTCAATTTGATCAGGAGAGCCTAGGGAGCTCTCTATCTTTTCCCAAATTCCGACTAGCGCGGTTCTTTTTCTCGACCAATTTGAATtccatttcattttttattttaagtgttgtaGAGTAGTAAGTAGTGATGTGTTGGTTAGGGACACGTTATGGGCTCGAAAGTCGAAAGTCGAACATTGTCCCAGACAAAACAAAATCATGATATTTAAATagagaagaataaaataaaagatttaTTATTTACCGAGTTTTGAATTGCGTGTGTTAGCCCTCGAAGATTTCTCAATTATAAGAAAAATGTATACTTGTGGCCATCCTATTGTCAGCTGGATGCCCTGGTTCTTGTATTGTTGATTTGTTGGGATAACGGTGGAAACTTTACATTTGTTTATTTTTAACTATCGTTGGATCGAACGATTTAAGAGAGTATATCCCGTTATTTTCAACTAGGTTGTCTTAGGTACTGACgttagtgtttgaccaaaaagtataactttcggttaaatatttatatttatgtaatGATGAGTACATAGATCTTGAAAATACAGATAATATGGGGCTGATCCAGTGGGGGATAAATAATATCGTGCATTAAATACTCCAAAAATATGAACAATAATGGAGGagtaactagcaataaataacaataaatgacatttaagtaaatggaaggaatgattcacccaataatgaaTAAGTTAGATGATTGTTCCTCCTGGCAGTGATGCGTGACAGATAAATACGAGAATGTTCgaattattctcggatctgatggaaaagccTAGAATAATATGAGCAAGAAAGTTGATAAAAAGGTAATGTTTGTATCGTTGctaaagagaaaaagagaatcTTCTTCTGAAAAGTGTTCTTGTCCCGTGAATATTACATGCATTTCTTCcttatcttttttctttatttatttgagACATGTCTCTaataaaccctaatagtacaagtgcagagaatattcaCTCTTTAATATCTTATTTCAAAAAATAGTCGTTACTGTTTTGTCAACGGTGCTCGACTTCGGTCATTGTTGAAATCTCGGCCACGAATCTCGCTGCTCCCTGACCGACCTAGACTAACTTTTTCCTTAATGCTATATTACCCTAAATATTCTAGGACAGATTTTGACCTATATAGTTTGTCCCTCCACTTATTGAGGCCGGCCTCAGGCGGGCTCGATGAGCGGATATTGTGTAACGTGGCCGAAGCATTTGGACGACCTGAACGAGTCGTGAAGATTGGTGCGAGTGGGCAGCGTGTTCCTTTATGAACCATAACTTATGGGGTTATATGTCCCACGAATCAGGATGACGTCATGGCGACATGCGTCATTATGACGTGATTTCCCGATACGTTGCTTCGTTTCGCGCTCGTTTTCTGATTGATTCTGTCGCTTCGGTTACAGTGCCAGGTAATGATGGATTAATTCATTGGTTTCGACGCTTGAATTTTTATAAATAGGGGTATGTGGGTAACGTTTCAATCTTTACGAAACCCTTGCATCAAAAAACCTCGTATGTTCTTCTTCCTCCCCCATTGTTGTGTCTCTTATTATCAAAATCCTTGgcctccttcttcttcctccattGTCGCGTATCTTCTTACTGGTTTTAGTGATTCTCGCGGCTTCTAACACTTCTTTACTTGAATATCCTCCCTTAATCAACGTGGCTAATGTACCCTCTGTTTCCAGTATGGCAACTCACCCTGTCCCTTTGGCGGTGCTTATACCCCCTCACATTGATAGGGTCTCTGTCGCCATTGAGGAAGAGAATTTTCCTACGGTGGAGGAAATAATCCCTCGTAGTGAGAAAGTTAGGTCCGATTTATCGAAGGAGCGTGAAGGTGAGCCCGAAGTCTCGGAGTCAGTGATGGAAAAGGCCGATCTGGCCGAGCTTAGGGAAAAATTCAACATTCCTGCCCACATCGATCTGGTCCCAGCAGGGCGCGATGTGGTGCAAATCCACTGACATGGATACTGCGCATTCTATGCGTATCCTTTCCAGGTCGGCTATACTCTCCTCCTTCTCCATTGGCGGAGGAATTTTGCCGCTATTACGGTGTCTGCCCGACCCAACTCTCTCTGTACATTTACAGCTTATTAGGATGCTCTCAAAATTCGCCGAGTTGGCTCAGGTCGAGGTCACACTCTGTCATCTGATGCATCTCTTTGCCCTTAGCTTTTATAGGAGGATAATGTTGCATCTTCGCCACCGAGAAGGTAAATAcatggtggtgaagatggatgacaaaGCAAATCGTCAGTTCTGGCTCAACTACTTTTTTGTCAGAACCGAAGAAGTAGTAGCCAATGCGGATGACTTTCTTGAGACTTGGAATCACGCTCGTAAGTATCCATTTTTTGTGAAAGGTATTTGATTTGTCTATTTCTAGTCGTAGGCTCTAACATTTTGTCTCTTCCTCGTACAGCCAAGGTTGCGCCTCCTCTTTTGGTCGGGAACATTTCTGATTGGGTTGGACGGAT comes from the Nicotiana tabacum cultivar K326 chromosome 14, ASM71507v2, whole genome shotgun sequence genome and includes:
- the LOC107809196 gene encoding tubby-like F-box protein 5, with protein sequence MSFKSIVRELREMKDGIGSISRRGMEGRRWRNRTRSHIAPEVSHFDPDQQGQWANLPSELLLDIIRRVEESETSWPARTVVVFCASVCKSWREVTKEIVKTPEECGRLTFPISLKQPGPRESPIHCFIKRDRANSVYRLYFGLTPSEDESDKLLLAAKRTRRATSTEFVISLVGDDFSRASSTYVGKLRSNFLGTKFIVYDSQPPSDAAIQHCGQLSRRFSVKQVSPTVPACNYSVATINYELNVLRTRGPRRMHCAMHSIPFSSIQKGGSASTPKSFPQSFDEKSFPPPVSKSKEPIVDISLPGFSSSTMSLLSREPLVLKNKAPRWHEQLQCWCLNFKGRVTVASVKNFQLATAVDPSQNIPVAVQETVILQFGKIGKDIFTMDYCYPLSAFQAFAICLSSFDTKPACE